A genomic stretch from Desulfotignum balticum DSM 7044 includes:
- a CDS encoding tetratricopeptide repeat protein → MAKVRKKKSKQKQRLRNETQKRLQSLTPDAIRDQATAFLAASRYRDAILAFREVLKKGGDKDLILPNLFRTYRLRHGQLLAKKMPREAQAVTNLGGQVFEVLPRITPELLEQALDFLPVHTVMAALKEKSAFAVLTPETEKRLGLLLVTGHALDLAEDLPEDARLRTDRPVMAAAAANMADGDWQAALHAMRPIGRTSPFADLKTFARAMVAWERQDRSTLKKALPRLGGNFPFKGLRTLLAEYADGGSFKSVDIYPDTAALLMGPGIHKISCRDRIQQHMAPLNLNGMAAACRDFARLLKPESPDDVLETLAEIIGNGINKAYEDDPGLFPGFLERLIHSHAERKRLFLKIESVCKDFLSHATPDYLKTLKTEFPDAKERGTAYALILLKIAGIIKQQPDVLYDYDEELFDILAACSIPGSILDSDLNLLLLTLVRHAVKHDPGNRLAYDMLQGIPAPLAEHRKVLTNLYETMAAQFDDDPASCLELARLYYLKNAFRKAQAILQTAYDRAPHDVRVKEARALAFVISAQKNLPKEKWHLVDRDLDRAVEFGLPILSPVITGKRLLAEFLKAQKFSAKTFHELTKAFTPVQQMQCFLLLQTDVDSGDYGIDTRGMASCFKGLQQQITGLSPRELMALLSPLDDRFTPLYPTLFYARPLLGTTGKIFSTLPPEDLMSLVIPMAQNQCTDVAVRALKRKTKTAGSDHRILLVFYHTALEAISANTFPCPKLAALVDKAGPDLRERLRQISRSLSELACYPLKDAFDRFEFDRPAPSGFGSGPAFPSDLPLNEMFSDLYDIMMNAMNEDSGTDLEEDWGEQLFPWDLDVASIFGNTCDPEEAKEIIFDLTVAADGIVNGPAHAWKSPEENFIAALHALLDLMHQNGIRTTGQYREAGRKLAEALAYSRLILEALGRIKSKAAVITIPEHQHFVLGFRSGA, encoded by the coding sequence CAGGCCACAGCTTTTCTGGCGGCATCCCGATACCGGGACGCGATACTGGCCTTTCGCGAGGTGCTTAAAAAAGGGGGTGACAAGGATCTTATCCTGCCGAACCTTTTCCGGACCTACCGGCTCAGACATGGCCAGCTTCTTGCCAAAAAAATGCCCAGGGAGGCCCAAGCCGTGACAAATCTGGGCGGGCAGGTGTTTGAAGTCCTGCCCCGGATCACACCGGAACTGCTGGAACAGGCCCTGGATTTCCTACCGGTCCACACCGTCATGGCCGCATTGAAGGAAAAGTCGGCATTTGCGGTGTTGACCCCGGAGACGGAAAAACGCCTCGGTTTGTTGTTGGTGACCGGACATGCCCTGGATCTGGCCGAAGATCTGCCAGAAGACGCCCGGCTCAGGACGGACCGGCCGGTGATGGCTGCGGCAGCCGCCAACATGGCGGACGGTGACTGGCAGGCCGCGCTTCACGCCATGCGGCCCATCGGCCGCACCTCCCCCTTTGCGGACCTCAAGACGTTTGCCCGGGCCATGGTAGCCTGGGAACGGCAGGATCGGTCCACCCTGAAAAAAGCACTGCCCCGCCTGGGGGGAAACTTCCCGTTCAAGGGGCTTCGGACCCTCCTGGCTGAATATGCCGACGGCGGCAGCTTCAAGTCCGTTGACATTTACCCCGACACCGCCGCCCTCCTGATGGGGCCGGGGATACACAAGATATCCTGCCGGGACAGGATTCAGCAGCACATGGCACCCCTGAACCTGAACGGGATGGCAGCGGCCTGCCGTGACTTTGCCCGGTTGCTGAAGCCTGAATCACCGGATGACGTCCTTGAAACCCTTGCGGAAATCATCGGTAACGGCATAAACAAAGCATATGAAGATGATCCGGGTCTCTTTCCCGGGTTTCTTGAACGGCTCATCCATTCCCACGCGGAGCGAAAGCGTCTTTTCCTGAAAATCGAATCGGTCTGTAAAGATTTTTTGTCCCATGCCACCCCGGATTACCTGAAAACGCTGAAAACCGAATTTCCGGATGCAAAGGAGCGGGGCACTGCATACGCCTTGATTCTTCTGAAAATTGCCGGCATCATCAAGCAACAGCCCGATGTCCTTTACGATTATGACGAAGAACTCTTTGATATTCTGGCGGCGTGTTCCATTCCGGGCAGCATACTGGACTCCGACTTAAACCTGCTCCTGCTGACCCTGGTCCGGCATGCCGTAAAACATGACCCGGGAAACCGGCTGGCCTATGACATGCTGCAGGGTATTCCCGCCCCCCTGGCCGAGCACCGCAAAGTCCTGACAAACCTGTATGAAACCATGGCCGCCCAATTTGATGATGACCCCGCCTCCTGCCTGGAACTGGCCCGCCTGTATTACCTGAAAAATGCGTTCAGAAAAGCACAGGCCATCCTCCAGACCGCCTATGACAGGGCACCCCATGATGTCCGGGTAAAAGAAGCCAGGGCTCTGGCTTTTGTGATCTCTGCCCAGAAAAACCTGCCAAAGGAAAAATGGCACCTGGTGGACCGAGATCTGGACCGGGCCGTTGAATTCGGCCTTCCTATCCTTTCCCCGGTGATTACCGGAAAACGCCTTTTGGCGGAATTTTTAAAAGCTCAGAAGTTTTCAGCCAAAACCTTTCACGAACTGACCAAAGCGTTTACACCGGTCCAGCAAATGCAGTGTTTTCTGCTGCTGCAAACCGATGTGGACAGCGGCGATTACGGGATCGATACCCGGGGCATGGCCAGCTGCTTCAAGGGATTGCAACAACAGATCACAGGACTTTCCCCCCGGGAACTGATGGCATTGCTCTCCCCTCTTGACGACCGATTCACCCCCTTATACCCCACCTTGTTCTATGCCCGGCCCCTGCTCGGTACCACCGGCAAAATTTTTTCCACCCTGCCCCCGGAGGATCTGATGTCCCTGGTCATCCCCATGGCACAGAACCAATGCACCGACGTGGCCGTCCGGGCGCTGAAAAGAAAGACGAAAACAGCCGGATCGGACCACAGGATCCTGCTTGTTTTTTACCACACCGCCCTTGAAGCCATATCCGCCAACACATTTCCCTGCCCCAAACTGGCTGCGTTGGTGGACAAAGCCGGACCGGACCTCAGGGAACGCCTCCGGCAGATATCCAGGTCCCTTTCGGAATTGGCGTGCTATCCGCTCAAGGATGCCTTTGACCGGTTTGAGTTTGATCGGCCCGCCCCTTCGGGATTCGGTTCTGGCCCTGCTTTTCCCTCAGACCTTCCCCTGAATGAGATGTTTTCAGATCTGTATGATATCATGATGAATGCCATGAATGAGGATTCCGGGACAGACCTGGAAGAAGATTGGGGGGAGCAGCTCTTCCCCTGGGACCTGGATGTGGCATCCATATTCGGAAACACCTGTGATCCTGAAGAGGCCAAAGAGATCATTTTCGACCTGACCGTGGCCGCGGACGGCATTGTCAACGGACCGGCCCACGCCTGGAAAAGCCCGGAAGAAAATTTTATTGCCGCCCTTCACGCCCTGCTGGACCTGATGCACCAAAACGGGATCCGGACCACGGGCCAATACCGGGAAGCCGGTCGTAAACTGGCGGAGGCCCTGGCATACAGCCGGCTTATCCTGGAGGCTCTGGGGCGCATTAAATCCAAAGCCGCCGTCATAACTATCCCGGAGCACCAGCACTTTGTGCTGGGGTTCAGATCCGGGGCATGA